The genomic interval AAACCAACTGTCCAGTGTGGCTTTGCTGGGCTCCCCCCATGCAGGCAGGGGTCATGGGTGCCATGTGCCATGTGCAGAAGTTCCTGAAGCCTGGGTTTTCTCCAGCCTTGTTTTCATGACATGTGCAAGAACAGGTTTGCATTTGCATCCCATTCCCATGACCCTCCCAGGCAGACGGCACTATTGCAGGCACAGGTAGCTTTCTTGTTAATCTTCTAGAGGGTGACCTCTAACTTGTGGCTGGCCCCGGGGACTCAGATGCTGTGACCACCCTCTGTGGAGGCTGCTCTTCATGACAGCCCCACCAGTCATCCAAAGCGTCACTTCTTCATTGCTTTCCTTGATGTGTCTATTCTAACCATAATTTTAGCCAGACCCTTCCTGAGGATGTCCAAATCCCACAGCCGCCACACGTGGTATTCCTGGGTGTGAAACTGGAGAGCTCCCTGGGATCTCGGGCCACCCAACATTAAGGCAAAAGAGATAAGACCAGTCTGAAGACACTGCTAATCTCCGACACCAAGGTGGCTAACCTGTTAGCTAACCAGCTAACAGTGCCTCcctctgggccaaaggctgcaTCTGGTGTTGAAGAGCAATAGGCTGGATGGTCTGACGGCCCCTCTTCAGCAGAGCCGGTCTCTGGCCCTCAGACCAGCCACGGTGGGGAGGTCCCAGCTGGCTGCTGGGAGAAGATGCTGAGCCTGTTTGCAGTCCAGAGGGGTAGCAGCTGCCACTGTATCGTGCCTTGGCCAACAAGAGACCAAGACACAGGGGGACGGGGCAGTGTGGCTGATGGGGCAGCCCTGCTCCTCTGCCAGACAGCTCATGAGGGGTGGGTGTCCTCGGCTCCTTTGGGAATGATCTAGTTCCCTTTGTTTTTCGGAGCAGATCTGGATTCAAAACCCAACCCCACCACTGTCCTGGACAAACTCTCCCCAGACTGATGGCCAGATTTTGTCTGTAAGGTAGGGTGAGGGGCCCTGGCACTCAGCTACCCCAGCTGTGAGTCCCTTTCTCTTTGAAAGGGAACTTGGGCTGGCTTCTCTGCTCTGTGAAGAGAGATGTCAGTGGTTCCGAAGTACCTGCAATCTCACTATTATTGTCTTACTTGAGGGTAACTCTCACTCCCCACAAGTGGAAAAACTTAATTctgaaagaaaccaaacaagCTCCCACCccccaagaaaagaaaacaattttaaaagtagGAAACAGCTCTAGTCCATGCTATGTGCAgtgctgtgtgatcctgggcagaAACTATTCTTCTCTGTCAAGACAGAAAAGCCTCAACATTCTGTGCAAAAGGTCCTGGCATGAATATTAGGGTGGGTAGGAGGCCAACGGCTATCTCCCATCATGGcctcaggacagcaggccctagCACCCCAGCACTCAGCCCTGTGAGGCCTGGGGCTCCCCACACCCGGATAATGTGCCCCACTATTGGGGCTTATGCTAGTGTCAGGAGGCCTCATGGGTTAGGGGGGATCTTTGGGACACAGGTGGCTGTGCCTGGCCTTCTGGGTCAGGCATTCTTGTACACTCAGCACTGCCAGCTAGCAAGAGTCAGGGCCCTGTCTACTCCCCTGAGGGCCCTCTACTCTACAGTGCTATGGTACCTAGAGGGTGAGGGGTACGGGGCCCAGGGTCCTTCTGGCCTTAGGCCCAGCCATCTCCAGGGCCCAGAGGCCTCACAACCAGCCAGAGGAACTTGGGTGGGTTCCCATCTTATGGCGGGAAGGAGTGGTGGCATCCACCAAAGGGCCCAGGGAGGTCTGTAGCACTTCTAGGGGTAGGCAGTTCCTAGCAAGGCCTGGAGCAGCCCACAGTCTTGGGGGCCAGAGTTGGCTACATGGTCTCCAAACACGTGGATACCATCCTGACAAGTGGCATCTCCAGGGCTCAGCCCTCAGATCTGTGGGGAGACAAGCTCAAGCTTCTCCTGTGCCCTGGATCTGGTATGCAGGCAACAAGGGCACCCACAGGGCTAGAAGTCCCCTGGGCACAGTTCAAGTCAGATTTGGGGTCCTAGGGGAAGCTCTACTCAGATGCTCTGGGGACACCTCCACCAACCAGCAGGTGCGTAGGGTAAGTGGCAAGATGACACACGTGACGCTGGCAGACAAAGCAGGCATGCCTCCAGCATCAAGAATTCCCTGGGGCTTTGTCACACAGGCCAAGGCTGCAGTTCTGCATCCAAGCCCCAGCAGCTCGGGGCCTGGGCCAAGGCCTCCTGAGTTGGCCAGGCtagggtggggcagggtggggtgcgAGGGCCTGGGCACACCAGGCTCCCGCTGTCAGCTGTCCAGGTAGACAAAGAGGATGTCCTCATCTGTGCCGTAACTGGTTCTGGCTTCCTCAAAGTTACTGATGCTGGTGCTGCACATTCCTGCTGGGGGCAAGAAGGGAGAGTGAGGTAGTAGCGGTGGGGGGAGTAGTATACCTGCCTCGCTGGCACCCAGGGGAGCTAGGGGAGGTCTGAcctcctgccacctgcctggCCACCCTCTGCCACTCATCTTTCACccacaggaagccttccttgCCGATTTCAGCCTTCATGAGCTCATTCTCTGACCCTTCCCCAGTTTAGCAGATGGAgaaggtgagacccagagggaaagAAATATGCTTGAGGACACATGGGGTAAGTCTGCTAGAGTCAGGACAGTCCTTTCCAGTCTCCAGGGCAGTGGGGAGCCCTCGCTGCACCTGGAGCAGAGCTGGAACTGGGAAGACTTTCTTTTCTGACGGGTATGCTTGCTGGCTGTCCTGGCAGGGCTAGAGTGAGGAGACCGGGGGAGGCACCCGCAGAATAAGAGTGAGATGGGGCCCACGCAGTGGTGTAGGGCTGGTGGTATGGGAGGGACAGGTGGCCTGACCTGGTGTGTGGAGGCCGGGATGGCCTCAGGTTTACGGCTGATCTGGGCATGGGCAGAGGGGCAGCACAGAAGACAGGAgcccaggaggagcagaggcttTGGGGAGAAGGCGGGGAGGGAAGTCTTGGCCACCAGGATGAATGAGAAGGAATCAGGGATGGTGAATGCGGCCTGCCCCACCTACCGTCCCCTGCCCGCCTGGCACTCACGGTCGGCATAGGCTGGATTGTTGTAGAAGATGCAGCCTGTGGCCCGGTTGTAGCCGCGCAGCACGATGAAGTGGCCCTGGTAGTCAGGGGTGCGGCAGAAGCAGCGGTGGCCGCTGGGGGCGAAGCAGCAGTACTTGACAGGACTGGAGCAAAGGTCGCAGTGCAGTACTCCAGAGTTCACCAGCACAATGGCCACGTGGCCCTGTGCCAGGTGCTCCTGGATGTCCTGCACGCTCACTGTgctgtgggtgggaggagggtcaGCTGGCGCCGCTGGGCCCCAACCCCCATCTCTCAAGCGGACCCCTGCTCGGATCACAAAGCTTGGGGACCTGGCtcatcttccctccctcctgagCTCCTTGCAGGTGGGAATATCCTGCTTTGTCACCGTGGCCCAGGCTCAGAGGAGGATTAAGCATGGGACCAGTGccggggtgagggtgggagggctCCGAGGGTGCTCAAGGACAAGCCACTCCCATCAGGTCCTTCCAGGGGTGGCAGGAAGTCGACTCCAGATGGGCCCCTGTCATGGGCTGCTGAAGCGGCACACGGCACCACACCTCCTGGCCTGGAcagtgaattttgtttttttgctgagCACCCTTCTTAGTCATTTACCCTAAATCACATGCAGTTTACCTTGGAAGCTGTGGGTCCAATGTATTCCCCCAAACTTGAGCTAAGCATGGCTTTGTCAGTTTCAAAACCACATGCTTCCCTGAAAAAgactagttttcttttcttttctttttctctaaggcTCCTAAAGCAGAAGGGGTTGTCCAGGAAGGGCCTGGCCAGCAGCCCTCCCAGGGGATCCCCAGTTCAGCAGAACCAGCTGCTCCCTGAGGCAGACTCTTAGAGGCACTGCCCCGTTCAATGCCCCCAGAAGGCAGCAAATCCAAACCAAGAATCCAGAATGGGTGAGGGGCTGTGAGGTAGTAGTCCCCTAAGCTAGGGGCCTCCCCCTGCCGCAGTCTCCTCATGAGTGGCAGCATTAGCACTACGTGGCCTGGCCCAACGCCAGCCCACGGCCAAGTCATGTGGCAGGTTGGTTTGGTTGCTTCAGCCTAGGGAAACATGCCATCTTTCCATTTGGTCTGTGAAATGAAATAGCAGGCTGGGTTCCCGATGGTATGTATGAGTGCGGGATTTCCACTGCAGAGACAAAGCTGGGGCTGGGCTAGAAAGAAAAGCACCATGCTTCATGGGGTAAATGGGTGCAGAGTGCCAGGTCTGGCTCACAGCCCGGACGAGTGGCCAGTGGGGACCGTGGGCAGCTCGTGCTATTTTTCTCATCCTCAGTTTATTCACATGAGGAATAGGGGACGGTACCAGCTTCCCCCTCAACAAGACAAGCATGTGGCACAAGCcattaaatgaacatttattgccTTTCCTCCTAGCACGTGCTCGTGTGGTGGACAGGTATGTGGAGACTCTTCCCGGTTTTTTTCCTAACCACTTATTGTGTGGTACCATTACGTCAACGATCCAAATGGAAATCTATGGAGAGGAGGGAGACCTGAGAAGAGTGGTCTAGGGGAGCCTAGCAGGGATCTAAGCTAACCTGCCTGAGCCTGGAGAAGGTCATTAGCATCTGGGGAAGTTACTCCCAGGGTCTGCTCAAATCCTGTCCTCATCTATagatggaagcagggagacccaCAGAAGGTCACAGCAGCCTGTGGGGAGATCTGAGATCCAGGCCTCCCTAGAGAGCCAACACATGGGGTTGTCCTCTGTCACCTTCCACAGCATGTTCCTTAGGCTGTCACCCCTTCAAGAAGGGTTCCTGTGTTCTGTCTCGAACTACCATTCTGTGAGCAGTCTGAAGGCTGGCTGGAGTCTGGCTTGCTCACCACCTGTCCCTCCAGGTTCTGCTTGGGATCCATCTTAGGCTGCAGTTTTGTGTACAGGAGGTCATGTAGTTCCActtgtccccattttatggatggaaaCAGTAAGGCTTAGGAGGGCAAGTCCATGCCTTTGGCCACCTGGGTAGGACACCCTGGTTCTGTCTGACTGCCAAAGTTCCTAGCCTTTCCTGTACGCCATCCTGCGACCTCCCTGAGGACAAGTATGTGATTGAGCAGGCACCCAAGAAAGAGTAAAGGGGGCAGTGCTCACCATTTCTCCACCAGCACCTTGCAAGCCTTGGCTTGTGCAAACAACTGGTTCACCCGGGTCTCCTCTGTGTCAAAGTGCTTCCTGTAGAAGGActaaagagagaaaggcaggctggAGGGACTGCCTGTCTTGGCTGCCCTCCCCCCATGTGGATGAAGTGAAGACCATGTGATGGAGGTGAAGATGGTGAAAAGAAGGGAGGAGCCTGGCCTGCTAGGGGAGATGGCCCATGCAGCATGCGTGGACAGAAAGAAAGCTGCAtgtgttggggcgcctgggtggctcagtggttgcgtgtctgcctttggcccaggtcatgatcccagggtcctgggattgagtaccgcctcaggctccctgcagggagcctgcttctccatctgcctatgtctttgcctctctgtgtctctcatgaataaataaaatcttaaaaaaaaaaaaaaaagaaaaggctccatgtgtctttttttttttttttaagattttatttatttattcatgagagacacagagaaaaggcagagacacaggcagagggagaagcaggctcttcgcaggaagcctgatgtgggacttgatcccagaactccagggccgaaggtagacactcagccactaagccacctaggtgtcctgaaAGCTCCATGTGTCATGAGCTGGCAGGGTGGCTGGCCAGAGCACACGGAACCACAGAGGCATGAGGAGGATGCTCAGGAGATGGCTAGGCAGCTGAGCTCAGGTCAGCTCCCCCAGCAAGGCTAGTCATCCCTGGGCTGTGTACCCTGTGGATATGAGCAGGAGTCTGTGGTAAATGAGCAAAGGGGGTGGCTGGGCCTATCCAGATGCTCTTCCACTGCTTGCCTTAGCAAGGTGAGGTCCAGGAACATACTTTATTCAGTGTGGGGGACTTAAGAGGGCTAGACCGATCCCCtgtgggggaggcaggagagaccCTGCTCTTGGGCTCTTTTATCTGTCTCGCAGCTACAGTGATTAAGCCAGATCCATCAGCTATCTTCCCCCAGCCTGGAAGGTATAAAGGCAATTTAGGTTGACCGGTGCTGGCCACCATGTGACAACCCTCTTGCCAACAAGGCCAACAGAGACTCTACTCTGCCAAGTTTTGGAGCTGGGGCCAACATGTATCTCTGCAGCAGGCAAGACTAGGGGGGGTAAGAGTAGGGGGACAGGAGGTGTGTACTGGTATAATAGTGaggctgtctttttctttttcagaaagaaaaaaatttagtttttcctCCAGAATACCAACTATCCAGCTTGGAGCCATCTGTCCCTGTGACAAGGAAGAAAATGGGCAAGTGGTGGCAGGGTGAGGTCAGAGTGACATGCTCTGAGGCCCTGGACCTGAGACATAGGAGGGATGGATGCAGGAAAGCAGCCTGAGATGCTCCTCTTGCACATCATCAAGTACTCTTGAAGGCAGGCAGCAGGAGTCTCACTGCTCAAATGCTCTGAGCAGGCTACAGCCCAACGTCACCTAGTCTGACCAGATCGAATGTCCTGCACACAGTGTATCTGCTGCTGCTCCCTGGTCCCTACATATCTGTGTGTATGCTCAGGTGTCAATGCCTTGACCATACCCCCTTGTAACTACTGGACCTGAGTGAAAGCCTGGTGGCTGGCCGCTCACCTGGTTCTTGTAGCCCTTGTCAACACCCAGGGTCTGTGTGCAGAAGCGGTGCCTCACGCCAAAGTGGCGCATCAGGTAGGCCAGGTCAATGGTCCAGATGCTCCTGGTTAGCCGCAGCTCCTGCAGGGCACTCTCAAACTCATTGTCGTCCACCTGGCCCAGGTACCTGTGGGGAGATGGGCTGCTGAGGTTGGCTTGCTTATGTGGGGAAGCTGGCTGGGGTCACCCTCCTCCCAAGGCCCCCCAACCATTATCAGAGCTCCCGCTCCCCCAGAAGGCTCCATCCTTTGTCATGAAATCCTGTATCTTGCCTACTTTCTTGGGCACAACCTGAGGCTGCCTGGGGTACCATGTTGGCCTGAGTCAAGGATTCTGCTTCTTGAATCTCTTAAAAGGTTGTGTGACTTAGGGTAAGTTGCCAGACTCTGGCCTCACTAGCTTCATCTTTAGGATGAGATGTTTGGACCACATCAGTGGTTTTCTAAATTCTAGGCACAGAACTCTTTTGCTGAACACTACTTTGCCTGGAATTCTGGGATATAAAACAGGTAAGGGAGAAGCTGCTCTGACGTTCCTGGCAGCTGCCTAAAAATCTCCTAAGAGGAGATGACTACGGTGCTCTTTGCTTGGACGGTCAAGGTTCCTGTGATATTCCCACAACCTTAGTTCAACAGTTGGCATTCTAGTGACAGTCTTCCAGGAGGCCAAGACTGGAAGGTCCCATGTCCCAGGGATGAGGAAATTCTGTGGACCAGACACCTGGGACTTCCTTGGCTATCCCCAGAGCTGACACCTGGAAGGCCTCGTTCcaccctttgcttgtttttgcaGGTAAGACCAAGCCTGGTTGGAAGCTGGACCTCCTTTAAGCCCCAACCAAGAAAAGCCATATGGATGATGAATCCCACCCAGGTCTCTCCCTATTTCTCTTTCCAGCTAGAGCAGATGGTGTGGATGGGGAGGCCTAGGCCTGCCCACTCACCGCAGCACCATCTTGGAGCAGGCCAGGCCGCAGTCCCAGTGGTAGAGCTGCTGGATGATGGGCACAGGCAGCTGCACAAAGTCTTCTGCAATGAAACACAGGGAGGTCACAGACCCTTGGCACTGCAGCTGTCACTGCCACCCCACTGAAGCCACCGTCATTGGCTCCTACCCAGATCCTGTAGGAGTTGTTCAGGGGCCAAAAAACAGCCTTTCAGGTGCCCCAATCCATTCTCCTTACAATAGCAGTAATCTCCCCCAAACATCAGTCAGAGTGGGTCAGCCTTACAACAAAATCCTCCAGTGGGTTGATTCCTCTGTCTCTTAAGACAATGCCTTCATGGCTGCCTCTGCCTTCTCACCTCCCCTCATCCTcaggaggccaacctgcaggcagaACCTTCACTTGCCGTGATCCTTTATGCCCCAGAGCCTTTACACACCTCTTCCCCCTGCATGAACTCTCCTGACTTCCAAGGTACTTGACCTAACTCCTGCCTTTGGATGTCACTTCTCCATGACATTGCTTCCATCTTGCCTAGCACCTGTCCCCCAACTACATGCACTCACAGCCCCACAGGCCTCTCTCTCAGAACATTCTTTTTGGACTTTCAAGGAGGCTGGCACAGGACCAGCCACATGGGAAGTGCTCAGCAGATATTCATATCTGACTTCATGAGGCCCCTGGAGGTCTGCCTAACTCCAAAGACTCCGGGGCCACCCAAGTGTGAAGTCCATGGTTAGAAGGAAGGGAGACTGTCATGTAATCTGTGTATGTGCAATGCTAACCTAGGTAACCTCTCAGTCTGTTCTCGTCAAACAGTGTGGAGTAGAAAGGTCCTGACCTCGGCATTTTAGCCTTAGCTCTGTCACGGCCTGACTGTGGGCTGAGCAACTGACTTCCTCTTGAGAGACTGAGTCTGGCTATCTCTAAAGTCGGGGACTTTGGTCTGATTcagtcaatcaac from Canis aureus isolate CA01 chromosome 27, VMU_Caureus_v.1.0, whole genome shotgun sequence carries:
- the GUCD1 gene encoding protein GUCD1 isoform X3, producing the protein MASQPLGQLCTEDFVQLPVPIIQQLYHWDCGLACSKMVLRYLGQVDDNEFESALQELRLTRSIWTIDLAYLMRHFGVRHRFCTQTLGVDKGYKNQSFYRKHFDTEETRVNQLFAQAKACKVLVEKCTVSVQDIQEHLAQGHVAIVLVNSGVLHCDLCSSPVKYCCFAPSGHRCFCRTPDYQGHFIVLRGYNRATGCIFYNNPAYADPGMCSTSISNFEEARTSYGTDEDILFVYLDS
- the GUCD1 gene encoding protein GUCD1 isoform X6; protein product: MVLRYLGQVDDNEFESALQELRLTRSIWTIDLAYLMRHFGVRHRFCTQTLGVDKGYKNQSFYRKHFDTEETRVNQLFAQAKACKVLVEKCTVSVQDIQEHLAQGHVAIVLVNSGVLHCDLCSSPVKYCCFAPSGHRCFCRTPDYQGHFIVLRGYNRATGCIFYNNPAYADPGMCSTSISNFEEARTSYGTDEDILFVYLDS
- the GUCD1 gene encoding protein GUCD1 isoform X1 → MRTEAEAAGPPLEPEDFVQLPVPIIQQLYHWDCGLACSKMVLRYLGQVDDNEFESALQELRLTRSIWTIDLAYLMRHFGVRHRFCTQTLGVDKGYKNQSFYRKHFDTEETRVNQLFAQAKACKVLVEKCTVSVQDIQEHLAQGHVAIVLVNSGVLHCDLCSSPVKYCCFAPSGHRCFCRTPDYQGHFIVLRGYNRATGCIFYNNPAYADPGMCSTSISNFEEARTSYGTDEDILFVYLDS
- the GUCD1 gene encoding protein GUCD1 isoform X2 gives rise to the protein MRTEAEAAGPPLEPEDFVQLPVPIIQQLYHWDCGLACSKMVLRYLGQVDDNEFESALQELRLTRSIWTIDLAYLMRHFGVRHRFCTQTLGVDKGYKNQSFYRKHFDTEETRVNQLFAQAKACKVLVEKCTVSVQDIQEHLAQGHVAIVLVNSGVLHCDLCSSPVKYCCFAPSGHRCFCRTPDYQGHFIVLRGYNRATGCIFYNNPAYADRMCSTSISNFEEARTSYGTDEDILFVYLDS
- the GUCD1 gene encoding protein GUCD1 isoform X7 — protein: MRTEAEAAGPPLEPEDFVQLPVPIIQQLYHWDCGLACSKMVLRYLGQVDDNEFESALQELRLTRSIWTIDLAYLMRHFGVRHRFCTQTLGVDKGYKNQSFYRKHFDTEETRVNQLFAQAKACKVLVEKCRNVQHQHQ
- the GUCD1 gene encoding protein GUCD1 isoform X5, whose translation is MRTEAEAAGPPLEPEDFVQLPVPIIQQLYHWDCGLACSKMVLRYLGQVDDNEFESALQELRLTRSIWTIDLAYLMRHFGVRHRFCTQTLGVDKGYKNQSFYRKHFDTEETRVNQLFAQAKACKVLVEKCTVSVQDIQEHLAQGHVAIVLVNSGVLHCDLCSSPVKYCCFAPSGHRCFCRTPDYQGHFIVLRGYNRATGCIFYNNPAYADRECQAGRGRNVQHQHQ
- the GUCD1 gene encoding protein GUCD1 isoform X4 → MRTEAEAAGPPLEPEDFVQLPVPIIQQLYHWDCGLACSKMVLRYLGQVDDNEFESALQELRLTRSIWTIDLAYLMRHFGVRHRFCTQTLGVDKGYKNQSFYRKHFDTEETRVNQLFAQAKACKVLVEKCTVSVQDIQEHLAQGHVAIVLVNSGVLHCDLCSSPVKYCCFAPSGHRCFCRTPDYQGHFIVLRGYNRATGCIFYNNPAYADRECQAGRGRRNVQHQHQ